One window of Amaranthus tricolor cultivar Red isolate AtriRed21 chromosome 13, ASM2621246v1, whole genome shotgun sequence genomic DNA carries:
- the LOC130797636 gene encoding protein MODIFIER OF SNC1 1, which produces MTSSAITGDRRWAPARRGGMTVLGKVAVPKPINLPSQRLENHGLDPNVEIVPKGTLSWGSRPSSSGSNAWGTSALSPTTDGSSSSPSHLVGRPSSSGGTRPSTSGSEKAHDSKVGAWGSNSRPSSASGVLASNHSSSTSLRPRSAETRPGSSHLSRFAEPAPGVWGGTAAQERKGVASSGADGFSLSSGDFPTLGSEKDESKRNLDTLEHASHGRPGSSSGVRIMEDSRGNNHGDDIYKNPDARGNSWRSDGPPFVEDGPRPSMERWHGEHHMFPNPNMAPHYESWRGAPPVNPPGGGLYRGPPCPPYGGPVPPGGFHLDPFPYYPPHVPAPGLASSQPIPPGVNHHGHQSHYSKNADMPQMPHVPHFHPGMPMQPGFYPGPVSYNGYYRPPLGFCNPNEREMSFMGMPAGPPVYTRYANQNAPDLNNAHSRSQESRGPENVESGHPHDPRGHHKVLMNPSDGWNQNEEEKWGHRVTAGALNREKGILSRAPQQGNAWDDDYKKDEDIYHGKTAAPERSSYSSDNNLSSIEPSSVKLPDRLSKTSEAQMDPALDNVVSPRDNSLIQKIEGLNAKTRAAGGKQDGFRREEPNDRVQIANVNDHGSAYEANSDVVLERHYPSGVLVPVSRGSDVSAVDGSHESAAASVTAATRRSVRGIHSRGDPHAKGRFHGQEVGGWGKNFESKPVLEAGSRSAANDSVEEHDPSDMQRAKMREIAKQRAIQLQKEEEERVREQKAKALAKLEELNRRSANLGMDNAINNETNLPPGDVRKKQDVSRIQPAPSVDANLSIGSSAASNNSDQINERSTFKTSDPDVSPKHSLPETKGNAYQEDSLSSQSQFPTTDTSVGDDACHKPAPQFREVSKQKRGGYKQKQNVPTEKNSVQDSILDGKTDLLKDFKVSGSTQEGTGSSVDSRVGKMPSDSPVTAEVPVQKKKASKSGKNRHKVEESSTAVSSSITMPKDNKRAQAVPEITEQNASSLHANSTSMRSSVDPKGSVYTSENQSSFSSEDTHGRVNNAWKAQHSRKPRNSQVNRASEKNHINDTAVWAPVRAHNKLEVAAQTNQNSTEILISSATGDSLVHNSSKTKRAEMERYVPKPVAKELAQQGSIPLLLSIDPGATEGSDGTENASHATDYVIKAEANLESKHMDGKNRSHRGQGSWRRRASAESTLVQVSRDSSAANTGKIIQTSDRSPPNGWSDNYFEKRPPSRLDELSEKGPQASMSDGWESVNDFSSNSVFTGVKDHIPSGKGRRHPIKGQRGNGSHQNHDHKEGYTGLIDLQFSHVEANQAEKTMSSKEIRAAGDRSIPHWQPKSHGHVKHNQQENRSQSGQNFITEDTKALKSETGQNNSSDTRSLPNQSAPKDQVLASEDKVTRQAIFIAGFQEARRDKRVAPAKGRPRSPSWDLESSGGEVDPVSFGTIDGRNEQNPSSGYRKNANQSNRFNRGHESRGDWSSTAHESKQHHSSMNREKQRQNSHYQYQPVGSNSSGRSNESGVQAESQSGASRFRERGQNQSRHGRGNFNGRQAVLND; this is translated from the exons ATGACATCTAGTGCGATAACTGGAGACCGAAG ATGGGCACCTGCGAGACGAGGTGGTATGACTGTCTTGGGAAAAGTTGCTGTCCCGAAGCCCATAAATTTGCCCAGTCAAAG GTTGGAAAATCATGGTTTGGACCCCAATGttgaaattgttcccaa GGGAACTCTTAGTTGGGGGAGCCGACCATCATCTTCTGGCTCAAATGCGTGGGGCACCTCAGCATTATCGCCAACTACTGATGGAAGTAGCTCGTCACCCAGCCACTTGGTAGGTCGTCCTTCATCCAGTGGTGGCACTCGGCCATCAACTTCTGGCAGTGAAAAAGCTCATGACTCCAAAGTCGGTGCATGGGGCTCAAACTCAAGGCCGTCATCAGCCTCAGGGGTTTTGGCCTCTAACCATTCTTCCTCAACGTCATTGCGCCCTCGTAGTGCTGAAACTAGACCTGGTAGCTCACACTTGTCTCGATTTGCTGAACCTGCACCTGGGGTCTGGGGTGGAACTGCAGCACAAGAACGCAAG GGGGTTGCTTCTTCTGGAGCTGATGGATTCTCCCTGAGTTCTGGAGATTTTCCGACACTTGGTTCAGAGAAAGACGAATCTAAAAGGAACTTGGATACTTTAG AACATGCTTCTCACGGTCGTCCTGGTTCTTCTAGTGGTGTGAGAATCATGGAAGATAGTCGGGGAAATAACCATGGTG ATGACATTTATAAAAATCCGGACGCCAGGGGTAATTCTTGGAGGAGCGATGGCCCTCCATTTGTTGAAGATGGGCCTCGACCTAGCATGGAGAGATGGCATGGAGAGCATCACATGTTCCCAAATCCTAACATGGCTCCTCATTATGAATCTTGGCGTGGTGCCCCTCCAGTTAATCCTCCTGGAGGTGGATTGTATCGGGGGCCTCCGTGTCCTCCTTATGGTGGCCCTGTACCTCCAGGCGGATTTCATTTAGATCCATTTCCTTATTACCCCCCTCATGTTCCAGCTCCTGGTCTTGCCAGCTCTCAGCCTATTCCCCCTGGTGTTAACCATCATGGACATCAGTCACATTACTCTAAAAATGCCGATATGCCACAAATGCCTCATGTTCCACACTTCCATCCCGGCATGCCTATGCAGCCTGGATTTTATCCTGGCCCTGTTTCATATAATGGTTATTACAGACCTCCACTAGGGTTCTGCAATCCCAATGAACGAGAAATGTCATTTATGGGAATGCCTGCTGGGCCCCCTGTTTATACTAGATATGCAAACCAGAATGCTCCTGATTTAAACAATGCCCATTCCAGATCACAGGAAAGTAGAGGGCCTGAAAATGTTGAGTCTGGTCACCCCCATGATCCAAGAGGACACCACAAGGTCTTGATGAATCCAAGTGATGGTTGGAATCAGAATGAGGAAGAGAAGTGGGGTCATAGAGTGACTGCGGGTGCATTAAATCGTGAGAAAGGGATCTTATCAAGAGCACCACAGCAGGGAAATGCTTGGGATGATGATTACAAGAAGGATGAAGATATTTATCATGGAAAAACTGCAGCTCCAGAACGTTCGTCTTATTCGTCTGATAATAATTTGTCCTCTATTGAGCCTTCTAGTGTAAAGTTACCTGATCGTTTGAGCAAAACATCTGAAGCTCAGATGGATCCTGCTTTGGATAATGTGGTTTCCCCTCGGGATAATTCTTTGATACAAAAAATAGAAGGTTTAAATGCTAAGACTCGTGCTGCTGGTGGGAAACAGGATGGCTTCCGGAGGGAGGAACCAAATGACAGAGTACAAATAGCCAAtgtcaatgatcatggatctgCTTATGAAGCTAATTCTGATGTTGTTTTGGAGCGCCATTACCCTTCTGGAGTTCTTGTCCCTGTTTCTCGCGGCAGTGATGTTTCTGCAGTTGATGGAAGTCATGAGTCAGCAGCTGCCAGTGTAACAGCTGCCACCAG GAGATCTGTACGTGGAATTCACAGTAGAGGTGATCCACATGCAAAAGGGAGGTTTCATGGACAAGAAGTCGGTGGATGGGGAAAGAATTTTGAGTCCAAGCCTGTTCTGGAAGCTGGTTCCAGATCAGCTGCTAATGATTCAGTGGAAGAGCACGATCCAAGTGATATGCAG CGTGCTAAAATGAGAGAGATAGCGAAGCAACGAGCAATCCAGTTACAAAAGGAAGAGGAAGAACGGGTGCGGGAGCAGAAGGCAAAAGCACTTGCCAAACTTGAAGAACTGAATAGGCGTAGTGCTAATCTGGGTATGGATAATGCAATTAATAATGAAACTAATCTTCCGCCTGGTGACGTTCGAAAGAAGCAAGATGTTTCTAGAATTCAACCTGCTCCAAGTGTGGATGCTAATCTCAGCATTGGGTCAAGTGCTGCTTCTAATAACAGTGATCAAATAAATGAAAGAAGTACATTTAAAACTAGTGATCCTGATGTTTCTCCTAAGCATTCTCTGCCAGAGACCAAGGGGAATGCTTATCAGGAGGATTCCTTGTCCTCCCAGAGTCAATTTCCAACTACTGATACTAGTGTTGGTGATGATGCTTGTCATAAACCTGCACCTCAATTTCGTGAAGTCTCAAAGCAGAAGCGGGGAGGGTATAAACAGAAGCAAAATGTTCCTACTGAGAAGAATTCTGTACAAGATTCAATTCTAGATGGTAAAACAGATTTGCTGAAAGACTTCAAGGTTTCAGGTTCAACTCAAGAAGGTACAGGTAGTTCTGTTGATTCAAGAGTTGGAAAAATGCCATCTGATTCGCCTGTTACCGCTGAAGTGCCAGTTCAGAAAAAGAAAGCTAGCAAGAGTGGAAAGAACAGGCATAAGGTAGAGGAGTCATCCACTGCTGTTTCTTCATCTATAACTATGCCAAAGGACAATAAGCGCGCTCAAGCCGTCCCGGAAATTACAGAGCAGAATGCTTCCAGCTTGCATGCTAATTCTACCTCAATGCGGTCGTCAGTTGATCCCAAAGGTTCCGTTTACACCTCTGAAAACCAATCTTCATTTTCTAGTGAAGATACTCATGGTAGAGTAAACAATGCTTGGAAGGCCCAACACTCTCGTAAGCCTAGAAATTCACAAGTTAATAGGGCATCTGAAAAAAATCACATCAATGACACTGCTGTCTGGGCGCCAGTCCGAGCGCATAACAAACTTGAGGTGGCTGCCCAAACTAACCAGAACTCTactgaaattttaatttcttcagCAACTGGAGATAGTTTGGTGCACAATAGTTCCAAAACTAAAAGGGCTGAGATGGAAAGATATGTTCCGAAACCTGTAGCCAAAGAATTGGCACAGCAAGGAAGTATTCCACTACTTTTATCTATTGATCCAGGAGCAACTGAAGGAAGTGATGGAACTGAAAACGCTTCTCATGCCACTGACTATGTCATTAAGGCAGAAGCTAATCTTGAATCCAAACACATGGATGGTAAAAATAGGAGTCATAGAGGTCAGGGATCATGGCGCCGACGTGCTTCTGCTGAATCCACTTTGGTTCAAGTTTCCCGAGACAGTTCTGCTGCAAACACTGGCAAGATTATTCAAACATCTGACAGGTCTCCACCGAACGGTTGGTCTGATAATTACTTTGAGAAAAGACCACCATCGAGACTTGATGAACTCTCAGAGAAAGGACCACAAGCTAGCATGTCCGATGGATGGGAAAGTGTGAATGATTTCAGCTCCAATTCTGTATTCACTGGCGTGAAGGACCACATTCCATCTGGAAAGGGTAGAAGGCATCCAATCAAGGGACAAAGAGGGAATGGTAGTCATCAGAATCATGACCACAAAGAGGGATATACTGGGTTGATTGACCTGCAATTTTCTCATGTGGAGGCAAATCAAGCAGAAAAGACGATGTCTTCAAAGGAAATTCGAGCAGCTGGGGATCGCTCTATCCCTCATTGGCAACCTAAATCCCATGGTCATGTTAAACATAATCAGCAAGAAAATAGGTCTCAAAGTGGTCAGAACTTTATCACAGAAGACACAAAAGCCTTGAAAAGTGAGACTGGCCAAAATAACAGTTCAGATACTCGGTCACTACCTAATCAATCTGCTCCCAAAGATCAAGTACTGGCTTCTGAAGATAAAGTTACACGCCAGGCAATTTTCATTGCTGGATTTCAAGAAGCTAGGCGAGACAAGAGAGTTGCTCCTGCTAAAGGGCGTCCTCGTTCTCCTAGTTGGGATCTGGAATCATCAGGAGGTGAagttgatcctgtttcatttgGAACAATTGATGGACGCAATGAGCAGAATCCTTCCTCTGGTTACCGCAAGAATGCAAATCAGAGCAACCGTTTTAATAGAGGTCATGAGTCTCGTGGAGATTGGAGCTCAACAGCCCATGAGAGCAAGCAGCACCACTCGTCTATGAACCGCGAGAAGCAGAGGCAGAACTCACACTATCAATACCAGCCTGTGGGATCTAATAGCAGTGGCAGGTCAAATGAATCTGGTGTGCAAGCAGAGTCTCAATCTGGAGCTTCGAGGTTCCGTGAGAGGGGACAGAATCAATCAAGGCATGGGAGGGGTAATTTTAATGGGAGACAAGCAGTACTGAATGATTAA